From Arcobacter sp. LA11, a single genomic window includes:
- a CDS encoding MarR family winged helix-turn-helix transcriptional regulator, protein MNREQFETNLKNVKKFTPEVYKNTMKITTPFFVLHKKLFDKGDELLINDFSINQTELDILSSLYYMTDGTFTMSPTKLYEVMLFSSGGMTKVLKKLEDKKLIKRINNEQDKRSKLVQLTQKGKETTSNSLKEVVGFENEYLSKLNEKEQELFKNLLYKILKE, encoded by the coding sequence ATGAATAGAGAACAATTTGAAACAAATTTAAAAAATGTAAAAAAGTTTACTCCCGAAGTCTATAAAAATACTATGAAAATAACAACACCATTTTTTGTCTTACATAAAAAACTTTTTGATAAAGGAGACGAACTTCTAATCAATGATTTTTCAATAAATCAAACAGAGTTAGATATATTATCATCACTTTATTATATGACGGATGGTACATTTACAATGAGCCCAACAAAACTTTATGAAGTTATGCTTTTTTCTTCTGGAGGAATGACAAAGGTACTTAAAAAACTTGAAGATAAAAAATTAATAAAAAGAATAAATAATGAACAAGACAAAAGAAGTAAACTAGTACAATTGACTCAAAAAGGGAAAGAAACTACATCTAATTCACTTAAAGAAGTAGTAGGATTTGAAAATGAATACCTTTCAAAACTTAATGAAAAAGAGCAAGAATTATTTAAAAACTTACTCTATAAAATACTTAAAGAATAG
- the rpe gene encoding ribulose-phosphate 3-epimerase, which produces MLVAPSILSADFGNLANEIKAICDGGCDLIHVDVMDGHFVPNMTIGPVVVNPVAKAATKPLDVHLMVEDNNFFIDLFAPIKPEYISFHIESERHPHRVIQKLRSLGIKPAIVLNPHSTPESIEYLLEDLDMVLLMSVNPGFGGQKFISSVVEKAKKLKELINKRNPNCLIQVDGGVNNKNIHELKDAGVDVVVAGSYVFGNENYGEAIKSLQV; this is translated from the coding sequence ATGCTTGTAGCACCTTCAATTTTATCAGCAGATTTTGGAAATCTTGCTAATGAAATAAAAGCAATCTGTGATGGTGGTTGTGATTTAATACATGTTGATGTAATGGATGGACATTTTGTTCCAAATATGACAATTGGTCCCGTGGTTGTAAACCCAGTTGCAAAAGCTGCAACAAAGCCTCTAGATGTACATCTAATGGTTGAAGATAACAATTTCTTCATTGATTTATTTGCACCAATTAAACCAGAGTATATTTCTTTTCATATAGAGAGTGAGAGACATCCACATAGAGTTATTCAAAAACTAAGAAGTTTAGGAATTAAACCTGCAATTGTTCTAAATCCTCATTCTACTCCTGAATCAATTGAGTATTTACTTGAAGATTTAGATATGGTTTTATTAATGTCAGTAAATCCAGGTTTTGGTGGACAAAAGTTTATTTCAAGTGTTGTAGAAAAAGCTAAAAAGTTAAAAGAATTGATTAATAAAAGAAACCCAAATTGCCTAATTCAAGTTGATGGTGGAGTAAATAATAAAAATATCCATGAGTTAAAAGATGCTGGTGTTGATGTTGTAGTTGCTGGATCTTATGTATTTGGAAATGAAAATTATGGTGAAGCTATAAAGAGTCTACAGGTTTAA
- a CDS encoding NUDIX hydrolase, with protein MNNKIENFKTDELTDTKFVHPVKITYTQNGKNKAWEAVKSFDSVAVLLYHEEKNSFLLVKQFRPPVYLNDTSKLCTYELCAGIVDKEKPLEVIVKEEIDEECGYKVPLENIEKITSFYTNVGVSGGCQSLYYASINESMKVHKGGGIHDEEIETMFLPVSSFRDFIYDENKAKTPGLMFSFFWFMDNKLDK; from the coding sequence ATGAATAATAAAATTGAAAACTTTAAAACAGATGAATTAACTGATACAAAATTTGTTCACCCTGTTAAAATAACTTATACACAAAATGGAAAAAATAAAGCATGGGAAGCAGTGAAAAGTTTTGATTCAGTTGCCGTATTACTCTATCATGAAGAAAAGAACTCTTTTCTTTTAGTAAAACAGTTTAGACCTCCTGTATACTTAAACGATACTTCTAAATTATGTACATATGAGCTTTGTGCAGGTATTGTAGATAAAGAAAAACCTCTTGAAGTTATAGTAAAAGAGGAAATTGACGAAGAGTGTGGATATAAAGTTCCTTTAGAAAATATTGAAAAAATCACATCTTTTTATACAAATGTTGGAGTTAGTGGTGGATGCCAAAGTTTATACTACGCTTCAATAAATGAATCTATGAAAGTACATAAAGGTGGAGGAATTCATGATGAAGAGATAGAAACTATGTTCTTACCAGTTTCTAGCTTTAGAGATTTTATTTATGATGAAAATAAGGCTAAAACACCAGGATTGATGTTTTCATTTTTTTGGTTTATGGATAATAAACTAGATAAATAA
- a CDS encoding 3'-5' exonuclease translates to MKSKNQKNHLTRLIERLKREPIELDVFLEELKNNQDRFFDNPDLEFELLLSNGLPLDIYNDKVILKTLKTPIDKQTFCIVDIETNGGHVNKGHQIIEIGAVKYNGGQIIDKFESLVYAKHIPEYIQEVTNIKPEMLEDAPVLKTVLEEFKLFLEDDVFVAHDIKFDYNFISNSLIKYDLGRLENRKLCTIDLARRTIKAERYGLSFLKESLSIDIDNHHRAYSDALSTTYILEKSLEMLDKNVKTVEDLIHFSKSAQPVMPKIKVNHKKVEGK, encoded by the coding sequence ATGAAATCTAAAAATCAAAAGAATCATTTAACTAGATTGATTGAAAGACTAAAAAGAGAACCTATTGAATTAGATGTTTTTTTAGAAGAACTTAAAAATAATCAAGATAGATTTTTTGATAATCCAGATTTAGAATTTGAACTATTACTTTCTAATGGACTCCCTTTAGATATTTATAATGATAAAGTTATTTTAAAAACTTTAAAAACACCTATTGATAAACAAACTTTTTGTATTGTTGATATAGAAACAAATGGTGGCCACGTAAATAAAGGCCATCAAATAATAGAAATTGGTGCTGTTAAGTATAATGGAGGTCAAATTATAGATAAATTTGAATCACTAGTTTATGCAAAGCACATTCCTGAATATATTCAAGAAGTAACTAATATAAAACCTGAGATGTTAGAAGATGCACCAGTTTTAAAGACAGTTTTGGAAGAATTTAAATTATTCTTAGAAGATGATGTTTTTGTTGCACATGATATAAAGTTTGATTATAATTTTATATCAAATTCTTTAATAAAGTATGATTTAGGTAGATTAGAAAATAGAAAACTTTGTACTATTGATTTAGCTAGACGTACTATCAAGGCCGAACGTTATGGACTTAGTTTTCTAAAAGAGTCTTTATCAATAGATATTGACAATCATCACAGAGCTTATAGTGATGCTTTAAGTACAACATATATTTTAGAAAAATCACTTGAAATGTTGGATAAAAATGTTAAAACAGTTGAAGATTTAATTCATTTTTCAAAGAGTGCACAGCCAGTTATGCCAAAAATAAAAGTTAATCATAAAAAAGTAGAAGGAAAATAA
- a CDS encoding HAMP domain-containing sensor histidine kinase — MYHEDKIKDIDQNILYQMKDYTFDFKGDKFSLDIIEEDKEKQLFKIYHCEEGLCAYFQIPSTGPYFLKVIYDKEKYEKVYNEFLIKIFKFSIIIFFLLLFISVGFAMYSMRPMKEALYLLENFLKDLIHDLNTPATSILLNSKLLRKRGDFDEIERIELSAKSISSLYKNLEFITPNKISKDETVSLEELINEKVEILQKIYPKINFTKNMRDGIIKSNKSGVERIIDNLLTNACKYNKKNGYVYITVEKQKLVIEDTGVGIKDTKKVFQRYYKENTNGLGIGMSIVKQLCETLNIHIYIQSQIDEGTKIELVFT; from the coding sequence ATGTATCACGAAGATAAAATAAAAGATATAGATCAGAATATACTTTATCAGATGAAAGATTATACTTTTGATTTCAAAGGAGATAAGTTTTCACTTGATATTATAGAAGAAGATAAAGAAAAACAGCTTTTCAAAATTTATCATTGTGAAGAAGGTTTATGTGCTTATTTTCAGATACCTTCAACGGGTCCTTATTTTCTAAAAGTAATTTATGATAAAGAAAAATATGAAAAAGTTTATAATGAATTTTTAATAAAAATTTTCAAATTTAGTATCATTATTTTCTTTTTATTACTTTTTATTTCAGTAGGCTTTGCTATGTATTCTATGCGACCAATGAAAGAAGCTCTTTATCTTTTAGAAAATTTTCTTAAAGATTTAATTCATGATTTAAATACACCAGCCACTTCTATATTATTGAATTCAAAACTCTTAAGAAAAAGAGGTGATTTTGATGAGATTGAACGTATTGAACTTAGTGCAAAAAGTATCTCTTCTTTATATAAAAACTTAGAATTTATAACTCCAAACAAGATTTCAAAAGATGAGACGGTATCCCTAGAAGAGTTGATTAATGAAAAAGTAGAAATTTTACAAAAAATATATCCTAAAATTAATTTTACAAAAAATATGAGAGATGGAATAATTAAAAGTAATAAGAGTGGTGTAGAACGTATTATTGATAACTTATTAACAAATGCTTGTAAATATAATAAAAAAAATGGATATGTTTATATAACAGTAGAGAAACAAAAATTAGTAATAGAAGATACCGGAGTAGGTATCAAAGATACAAAAAAAGTATTTCAACGATATTATAAAGAAAATACCAATGGTTTAGGAATTGGCATGAGTATTGTAAAACAATTATGTGAGACTTTAAATATCCATATTTATATACAAAGCCAAATAGATGAAGGAACTAAAATAGAATTGGTTTTTACTTAG
- a CDS encoding multidrug efflux SMR transporter, translating to MSAWIYLLIAGVLEIGFASMIKLTENFTKLIPTVVFIIFAFGSFYFLTKAVESISIGTAYAIWTGIGVLGTIVVGIVFYKEPASMMRLFFLFTLVSSIIGLKLVSN from the coding sequence ATGTCAGCATGGATTTATTTATTAATAGCAGGAGTTTTAGAAATAGGTTTTGCTTCAATGATTAAATTAACAGAAAATTTTACTAAATTAATACCTACAGTAGTTTTTATAATATTTGCATTTGGAAGTTTCTATTTTCTTACAAAGGCTGTTGAGAGTATATCAATAGGAACGGCATATGCAATTTGGACTGGAATAGGTGTTCTTGGTACAATAGTTGTTGGAATAGTTTTTTATAAAGAACCAGCAAGTATGATGAGACTATTTTTTTTATTTACTTTAGTATCATCAATTATTGGTCTTAAATTAGTATCAAATTAA
- a CDS encoding 2-oxoacid:acceptor oxidoreductase family protein, whose translation MAKTLMRFTGVGGQGVLLAGSIFAAAKINAGGYGLKTATYTSQVRGGATVVDITLEDDPILYPYANDGEIDFMLSVAQVSYDQFKNGVKEGGTIVVEPNLVTPSEEDKKRWNIFEIPIITIAKEEVGNVITQSVLALSIANLMTGHTITDDVLRETMLSKVPAKVHDINNKAFDLGIKYAKEAMA comes from the coding sequence ATGGCTAAAACATTAATGAGATTTACAGGTGTTGGTGGACAAGGTGTACTTCTTGCTGGTTCTATTTTTGCAGCAGCAAAAATCAATGCTGGTGGATACGGATTAAAAACTGCAACATATACATCACAAGTAAGAGGTGGTGCTACAGTTGTTGATATTACATTAGAAGATGATCCAATTTTATACCCATATGCAAATGATGGTGAAATTGATTTTATGCTTTCTGTTGCACAAGTATCTTATGATCAATTCAAAAATGGTGTTAAAGAAGGTGGAACTATTGTTGTAGAACCAAATCTTGTAACTCCATCTGAAGAAGATAAAAAAAGATGGAATATCTTTGAAATTCCAATTATTACTATTGCAAAAGAAGAAGTAGGAAATGTAATTACTCAATCAGTACTTGCATTATCAATTGCAAATCTTATGACAGGTCATACTATTACTGATGATGTGTTAAGAGAAACAATGTTATCAAAAGTACCTGCAAAAGTACATGATATCAATAATAAAGCATTTGATCTTGGTATCAAATACGCTAAAGAAGCAATGGCATAA
- a CDS encoding phospholipase A, whose amino-acid sequence MKHLNFIFLIILSTIFLNANSDLNKLYNEALNLEQEGKYKEAMLLYKEIANKERTINRVYIDEDKKKEVKAISTTLDTIENKETVETIEQIIASNFNLYPYKENYLLPFSYDTKKREGRNQVETKFQLSVKKPIFHNLFGFNETINLAYTHTSWWQLYEESSPFRETNYKPEIFVTVPYGKRDKTSLKGFKFGLLHESNGQNEPESRSWNRLYLESYFQAGNLFAIPRVWYRLPEREEDDDNPDIEDYMGYGDLTLVYPYKKHTFKLLLRNNLKFNDKNKGFTQFDWTFPFFNSKNTFGYVQLSNGYGDSLIDYDKEINRISFGISLSR is encoded by the coding sequence ATGAAACATCTAAACTTTATTTTTTTAATTATTCTGAGTACTATATTTCTAAATGCTAATAGTGATTTAAACAAATTATATAACGAAGCTCTAAACCTTGAACAAGAAGGTAAATACAAAGAAGCAATGCTTCTATACAAAGAGATTGCAAATAAAGAACGTACAATAAATCGCGTATATATTGATGAAGATAAAAAGAAAGAAGTAAAAGCAATATCAACAACACTTGATACAATTGAAAACAAAGAGACTGTTGAAACCATCGAACAAATTATTGCTTCAAATTTTAATTTATATCCATATAAAGAAAACTATTTACTACCTTTTTCATACGATACAAAAAAAAGAGAAGGAAGAAATCAAGTAGAAACAAAATTCCAGTTAAGTGTAAAAAAACCTATCTTTCATAATCTTTTTGGTTTTAATGAAACAATAAACCTTGCATATACACATACCTCATGGTGGCAACTTTATGAAGAATCATCACCATTTAGAGAAACAAATTATAAACCAGAAATATTTGTAACTGTACCCTATGGAAAAAGAGATAAGACTTCTTTAAAAGGTTTTAAATTTGGATTACTTCATGAATCAAATGGACAAAATGAGCCAGAATCAAGGTCTTGGAATAGATTATATTTAGAAAGCTATTTTCAAGCTGGCAATTTATTTGCAATACCTAGAGTATGGTATAGATTACCAGAAAGAGAAGAAGATGATGATAATCCAGATATAGAAGATTATATGGGATATGGCGACTTAACTCTTGTTTATCCATATAAAAAACATACTTTTAAACTTTTACTTAGAAATAATCTAAAATTTAATGATAAAAATAAAGGTTTTACCCAATTTGATTGGACTTTTCCATTTTTTAACTCTAAAAATACTTTTGGATATGTTCAATTATCTAATGGCTATGGAGATAGCTTAATTGATTATGATAAAGAAATAAATCGTATTAGTTTTGGAATATCTCTTTCAAGATAA
- a CDS encoding 2-oxoglutarate ferredoxin oxidoreductase subunit beta, which yields MAFNYDEYLRTDKMPTLWCWGCGDGVILKALIRAIEKLQWNMDDVCVVSGIGCSGRFSSYINCNTIHTTHGRTIAYATGVKLANPDKHVICVTGDGDGLAIGGNHTIHGCRRNIDINQIVINNFIYGLTNSQTSPTTPQGMWTVTMKRGNIDPTFNACDLAIGAGASFVARETMLDPKKLERIFVKGLDHNGYSFFDIFSNCHVNLGRKNKMNSAMANLEWIDSITVAKTKFDKMSEEEQEGLFPTGILKQDTEAAEYTDMYEKVKEAHQNKTTVQF from the coding sequence ATGGCATTTAATTATGATGAATACTTAAGAACTGACAAAATGCCAACACTATGGTGTTGGGGATGTGGTGACGGTGTTATTTTAAAAGCACTAATCAGAGCAATCGAAAAGTTACAATGGAACATGGATGATGTTTGTGTTGTTTCTGGAATTGGTTGTTCAGGAAGATTCTCATCTTACATCAACTGTAATACAATCCATACTACTCATGGTAGAACTATTGCTTATGCAACTGGTGTAAAATTAGCAAATCCTGATAAACACGTTATTTGTGTAACAGGTGATGGTGATGGACTTGCAATTGGTGGTAACCATACAATTCACGGATGTAGAAGAAACATTGATATTAACCAAATTGTTATTAATAACTTCATTTACGGATTAACTAACTCTCAAACTTCTCCAACTACTCCTCAAGGTATGTGGACAGTTACTATGAAAAGAGGAAATATTGATCCTACATTTAATGCATGTGATTTAGCAATTGGTGCAGGTGCATCATTTGTAGCAAGAGAAACTATGCTTGATCCTAAAAAACTTGAAAGAATATTTGTTAAAGGATTAGACCATAACGGTTATTCATTCTTTGATATTTTCTCAAACTGTCACGTTAACTTAGGAAGAAAAAATAAAATGAACTCTGCAATGGCTAACTTAGAATGGATTGATTCTATTACTGTTGCAAAAACTAAGTTTGATAAAATGAGTGAAGAGGAACAAGAAGGATTATTCCCTACTGGAATTTTAAAACAAGATACTGAAGCTGCTGAATATACTGATATGTATGAAAAAGTAAAAGAAGCACATCAGAATAAAACAACAGTACAATTCTAA
- a CDS encoding phosphoribosylanthranilate isomerase has translation MKVKICGITNLEDALDAINAGADALGFVFYEKSPRYIDPFTAREIVKALPPFIQTVGLFVNENSSFINQVCTNAKMQLAQIIDDDNYTDFASLNYKYINVIRAKSEKDIVENQDNYILVDAFVESFGGAGKRVALEWFKHADCSKIVLAGGLNENNLQELKGFNFYGVDVSSGVEASKGKKDKQKMINFVKAVNEI, from the coding sequence ATGAAAGTTAAAATTTGTGGTATTACTAATCTAGAAGATGCTCTAGATGCAATAAATGCAGGTGCAGACGCTTTAGGTTTTGTTTTTTATGAGAAAAGTCCAAGATATATTGATCCTTTTACTGCTAGAGAAATAGTAAAAGCTCTTCCCCCTTTTATTCAAACTGTAGGGCTTTTTGTAAATGAAAATAGTTCATTTATAAATCAAGTTTGTACAAATGCAAAAATGCAACTTGCTCAAATAATAGATGATGATAATTATACTGATTTTGCGAGTTTAAATTATAAATACATAAACGTAATAAGAGCAAAATCTGAAAAAGATATAGTTGAAAATCAAGACAATTATATTTTAGTAGATGCCTTTGTGGAATCATTTGGTGGAGCTGGTAAAAGAGTAGCTCTTGAATGGTTTAAGCATGCTGATTGTTCAAAGATTGTTCTTGCTGGTGGTTTAAATGAAAATAATCTTCAAGAACTAAAAGGTTTTAATTTTTATGGAGTTGATGTAAGCTCTGGAGTTGAAGCTTCAAAGGGAAAGAAAGATAAACAAAAAATGATTAACTTTGTAAAAGCAGTTAATGAAATCTAA
- a CDS encoding 2-oxoglutarate synthase subunit alpha — MAREIISTGNDLAAIAAVDAGCEFFGGYPITPSSEVMHTISDLLPKMGGAAIQMEDEIAGVCAAIGGAMSGKRSLTATSGPGISLKSENIGLAYIAEVPLVIVNVMRGGPSTGLPTRVQQGDVLQAKTPTHGDYKSITVCASTLDECYTETVRAFNLADRFMQPVFVLLDETIGHMSGKAVLPDLEEVKAGIKPRQVFTGDPKDYRPYDVAQDEAAVLNPMFQGYRYHYTGLHHGPKGHPTEDEKECQDLIDRLFNKVEAHIDEIESYEEYLLEDADIMIIAYGSLALAAREAINRLRDEGVKVGMFRPITMWPSPEAKIKELCDKFDKVLVAELNMGQYVEEIQRASGRRDFDTMFKANGRPIAPIELIEKIKGM; from the coding sequence ATGGCAAGAGAAATAATTTCAACTGGTAATGATTTAGCTGCAATTGCTGCAGTAGATGCTGGGTGTGAGTTTTTTGGTGGGTATCCTATTACTCCTTCAAGTGAAGTAATGCATACAATTTCAGATTTATTACCTAAAATGGGTGGTGCTGCAATTCAAATGGAAGATGAAATTGCTGGTGTTTGTGCTGCTATTGGTGGTGCAATGTCTGGTAAGAGATCTTTAACTGCAACTTCAGGTCCTGGTATTTCATTAAAATCTGAAAACATTGGATTAGCATATATTGCTGAAGTTCCTTTAGTAATTGTAAATGTAATGAGAGGTGGTCCTTCAACTGGTCTTCCAACAAGAGTACAACAAGGTGATGTTTTACAAGCTAAAACTCCTACACATGGTGACTATAAATCAATTACTGTATGTGCATCTACTTTAGATGAGTGTTATACAGAAACGGTAAGAGCATTTAACTTAGCTGATAGATTTATGCAACCTGTATTTGTTTTACTAGATGAAACAATTGGACACATGTCTGGAAAAGCTGTTTTACCTGATTTAGAAGAAGTAAAAGCAGGAATCAAACCTAGACAAGTATTTACTGGAGATCCAAAAGATTATAGACCATATGATGTAGCTCAAGATGAAGCTGCTGTATTAAATCCTATGTTCCAAGGTTATAGATATCATTATACTGGATTACATCATGGACCAAAAGGTCACCCAACTGAAGATGAAAAAGAGTGTCAAGATTTAATTGATAGACTTTTTAATAAAGTTGAAGCACATATTGATGAAATTGAATCATATGAAGAATATTTATTAGAAGATGCTGATATTATGATTATTGCTTATGGTTCATTAGCACTAGCAGCAAGAGAAGCAATTAATAGATTAAGAGACGAAGGCGTTAAAGTTGGTATGTTTAGACCAATTACTATGTGGCCAAGTCCAGAAGCAAAAATTAAAGAATTATGTGACAAATTTGATAAAGTATTAGTAGCAGAACTTAATATGGGTCAATATGTTGAAGAAATTCAAAGAGCAAGTGGAAGAAGAGATTTTGACACAATGTTTAAAGCAAATGGTAGACCAATTGCACCAATTGAACTTATTGAAAAAATAAAAGGAATGTAA
- a CDS encoding ACT domain-containing protein, translating into MSGIENLNILLKEMRPFLDDIEYVFCTKKIFELNEEILSLKPICTFLEEEGMTFIILKEKADEKQISYNAVFNKITLEVHSSLEAVGLTSAISTALSNHNISANVVAGFYHDHIFVSKDKSLLALEVLKKLSEIK; encoded by the coding sequence ATGTCAGGAATTGAAAATTTGAATATATTGCTAAAAGAAATGAGACCTTTTTTAGATGATATAGAATATGTATTTTGTACAAAAAAAATATTTGAATTAAATGAAGAAATTCTATCACTAAAACCAATATGTACTTTTTTAGAAGAAGAGGGGATGACCTTTATTATATTAAAAGAAAAAGCAGATGAGAAACAAATTTCTTATAATGCTGTTTTTAATAAAATTACTTTAGAAGTACATTCAAGTCTTGAAGCAGTAGGTTTAACATCTGCAATATCAACTGCATTATCAAATCATAATATATCTGCAAATGTAGTTGCAGGTTTTTATCATGATCATATTTTTGTTTCTAAAGATAAATCTTTGTTAGCCTTAGAGGTACTTAAAAAATTGTCGGAAATAAAATAG
- a CDS encoding restriction endonuclease, whose translation MKLNKKIAILAIISATGLFAAGLSNVNMLVDKINNTKDVKVKEQLMQKLDQELGTMDRKDLPAAQEIISTKLKKEKEVKK comes from the coding sequence ATGAAATTAAATAAAAAAATAGCAATTCTAGCTATCATCTCAGCAACAGGTTTATTTGCAGCAGGATTAAGTAATGTTAATATGCTAGTAGATAAAATTAATAATACTAAAGATGTTAAAGTAAAAGAACAATTAATGCAAAAACTTGATCAAGAACTTGGAACAATGGATAGAAAAGATCTTCCAGCAGCACAAGAAATTATTAGTACAAAATTAAAAAAAGAAAAGGAAGTAAAAAAATAG
- a CDS encoding HD domain-containing protein produces MFSQENYLKALNYAAVAHKEQKTPMGLPYIVHISSVAMEVIHACEESKMEEEKANKAISCALLHDVIEDTEFTYDDIFNGFGLEIAEGVDALTKDKTLDTKQLQMQDSIERLMTQPYEIQMVKLADRITNMQKPPENWDGQKIFNYHKEAKFILSCLKNSNAYLSKRLEDKIAEYRVYVK; encoded by the coding sequence ATGTTTTCACAAGAGAACTATTTAAAAGCATTAAATTATGCAGCAGTAGCGCATAAAGAACAAAAAACTCCAATGGGTTTACCTTATATAGTTCATATTTCAAGTGTAGCTATGGAAGTTATTCATGCGTGTGAAGAGAGTAAAATGGAAGAAGAAAAAGCAAATAAAGCAATTTCTTGTGCATTATTACATGATGTGATAGAAGATACTGAATTTACATATGATGATATTTTTAATGGATTTGGATTAGAAATAGCAGAAGGTGTTGATGCACTTACCAAAGATAAAACTTTAGATACGAAACAGCTTCAAATGCAAGATAGTATAGAAAGACTAATGACACAACCTTATGAAATACAAATGGTAAAACTTGCAGATAGAATTACAAATATGCAAAAACCACCAGAAAATTGGGATGGTCAAAAAATATTTAATTATCATAAAGAGGCAAAGTTTATTTTATCATGTCTTAAAAATTCAAATGCTTATCTCTCAAAAAGGTTAGAAGATAAGATTGCAGAGTATAGAGTTTATGTAAAATAA
- a CDS encoding restriction endonuclease, with translation MKLAKGIAILTILGATSLFATGTDNIIVLVEKINSTNDLKVKSQLMDKLDEELEIMDKDDLSEAQRIVNAKLKQSKLITK, from the coding sequence ATGAAATTAGCAAAAGGTATAGCAATCTTAACAATCTTAGGTGCAACAAGTTTATTTGCAACAGGAACAGATAATATTATTGTACTAGTAGAAAAAATTAATAGTACAAATGACCTAAAAGTTAAAAGCCAATTAATGGATAAGCTTGATGAAGAACTTGAAATAATGGACAAAGATGATCTTTCAGAAGCACAAAGAATTGTTAACGCAAAATTAAAACAATCAAAACTTATTACTAAATAA
- a CDS encoding response regulator transcription factor, which translates to MNNKIKILLLEDDNILAQTMVQILEQENYDVTLVSDGQEVIDITYENKFDLYLFDINVPLISGMETLKLLRDAEDNTPTFFITALRDIKTTLEGFNCGCDDYIKKPFDLDELLARIQATLKRKNPVIQYNDISFDLLENRVLKGGNEVTLGNVEKEIFALLIRNINMTVDKSTFFDYMNKPSETGLRVLISKLKKVLDLNITNTKGIGYKLEKL; encoded by the coding sequence ATGAATAATAAAATAAAAATCTTACTTTTAGAAGATGATAATATTTTAGCACAAACAATGGTTCAAATTTTAGAACAAGAAAATTATGATGTTACTTTAGTAAGTGATGGTCAAGAAGTAATTGACATTACTTATGAAAATAAATTTGACCTATATTTATTTGATATAAATGTTCCTTTAATTAGCGGAATGGAAACTTTAAAACTTTTGCGTGATGCAGAAGATAATACACCTACATTTTTTATTACAGCGCTTAGAGATATTAAGACTACATTGGAAGGTTTTAATTGTGGTTGTGATGATTATATTAAAAAGCCATTTGACCTTGATGAATTACTTGCTAGGATTCAAGCAACGTTAAAACGTAAAAACCCTGTTATTCAATATAACGATATTTCATTTGATTTATTAGAAAATAGGGTACTAAAAGGTGGAAATGAAGTAACTTTAGGAAATGTAGAAAAAGAGATTTTTGCATTACTTATACGTAATATAAATATGACAGTTGATAAATCAACTTTTTTTGATTACATGAATAAACCGAGTGAAACTGGACTTCGTGTTCTAATTAGTAAATTAAAAAAAGTGTTAGATTTAAATATCACAAATACCAAAGGTATAGGATATAAACTTGAAAAACTATGA